The DNA sequence ttttctttctttcttttttttctttttaaaaataattttccccaGAGTAAAATCCAATGACTCCTCCGAGTAAGTTGATTTTccattttgatgaaattgggagtCTGACAAGTGAAACCAATTTAATGTAAAGTAATTGGCTTCCAAATGGTTTCTCTGTACTGTTTTTTGGAATCCTTTAAGATGCTAGAGATGCTTTAAATCTTTGATCCAATTTAAAATTTGTACTTATTTTCCTTTGGAAGTAATATATTGTGTCTGTGCAGAAAAAAGTAGCAAAAAGGATTGCTTTACTCCAAGAGGAGAGATCGTTTTATTAGGATTGTTGGAAATCTCCAAGTTTATTAATATTGTAACAGACTAAAGTAAACATTCAAATCCTATTTAGAACTATTCTGCACAATCTAACTACTGATGTCTAGAATCTCAAACTGTATGTGAACTTACTCTTAAATAATTTAACTGTTTGATACTGAAAGTGACTAATGATTATAGTCAGTTTGGGAAAAGTAAGATTGGTAAATGTTGATTCACAGAAATgtaattgtattatttttgtaaaatagcATTGTCATATTGTAATGTGGTTTAACATCCTTGTTGTTTGCCAAAGAAATTTCATTTGGCTATGAAAATTCTCTTTGCTTGCAGTATCTGTTTCTCTTCCTAGGCTCACGTTGGTGACCCAAGCCTTTTGTAAACAAGTGATTATCTCAAAGGGAGATGCCAATGGAGTAACAATTTGTTAACCTTACGTTTTCtgtctgtatatatttttcttaaatttggtAGTTTCTGGAAAAAAGAAGGGGTGTGTAGAACTTAACtctatttctgtatatttttgttaATTAGTTTTTGGAATAAATGGATTTCAGTATAACTTTGTGGTTAAATTGCAATTCCTTTATTTTATGTTtaggcttttttaaaattaacatttaacaGAAACATTTGAAATAGAATTTGCATGTCTGTTTTAATTAACTTTAAGACTGATTTTAATCTGACTATGACACTGAGCATATTCTTTTAATTACTCATAATTTACAATGTTTAATTTAATGTAATCTTAATTAAATTTAGCAGTTTTAGTTTAAGATGTgccattttcttctctgtatttcCGAATGAAGCTATAACATCTGCCTATTTATTGCAGGTCTTCCTTTGGAATATGGATAAATACACCATGATACGGAAACTAGAAGGACACCATCATGATGTTGTAGCTTGTGACTTTTCTCCTGATGGAGCATTACTGGCTACTGCATCCTATGATACTCGAGTGTATATCTGGGATCCACATAATGGAGACATTCTAATGGAATTTGGGTGAGTACAGCATGAATTATTTTAGCCTGTCATCCATCACTGGCTATCGCTATagctatttatttacttttgatgaAACCGTTTTGAACTCACACTTAcagagcaggtactctactgcttgagccacatctccggTCCATTTGTTgtagttattttggtgatggggtctcttaaactatttgtccCATCTGGCCTCCAAATGaaaaaatcctcctgatctctgcctcaaagaagctaggattatagatgtgagccactggcgtacATGACCCTTATGTGAACAGGTACAGTCACAAACATATGAAACCTAACATCACAGTTGGccataatttaaattttcctgtTACTTAAGCCCTTGAATAATGCAAAGCTTAAGatataaattctaaaaataaggaaaaaaattctagtaATAAATTTGGCTTTCATGATATATAAGTCTTGCTGTTTAGCAATACCTAGCTCTGTGGAAATGATTATTTAGAGTTTAATGTTGGGAAAAAAGCAGTTAAAACCAAAGCTGGACTTAATTTTAGTGCCTTAAATcatattatgaaaaaaagagaTTGGTAATTCTTTCACAGTCCCTGGCATTTAGTATATCAGCTCTACTCAGTCTCTTGGTTATATTCGTTAAGGCTACTTTAAATCTCATTCAGAGACAAATGTATTTTTGTACCTGGGTAGTTTTGTTTCTTGAAGTGATTCTGATACCCACTGAAAACATGTATTTGACCTTAGGCACCTGTTTCCCCCACCTACTCCGATATTTGCTGGAGGAGCAAATGATCGATGGGTACGATCTGTATCTTTTAGTCATGATGGACTCCATATTGCAAGCCTTGCTGATGATAAGTAAGTGTGTGAATTATAATTTGACTTTCCTATTACTGCCTTTTAAAGATTTCCTTTCACCCTTCTATTTAATGAAAACATTAAGTCATAGAAGCTTTCTATAGCTagagttttttggggggggttggggaAGAGACAGGGTCCCtctttgtagcctaggctggcctcaaactcaagatccttctgtctcagcctcccaagtgctgtgattataggtgtatactacCATGCCTGATCTATAACTAGGGTTTTTAATGTCTCTTTTTCTAGACAAGACCTTAGATGTTGGGGTATCTTAGAGAATGTTGGCCTAAACAGTATCTGTGTAAGTTAATGATAGTACATGCCTTCCCTGTGTTCCTAATTTAACTACTTTAGGCAAACTGGGCAGGTCTGAATGCTAGATAGGGAGGAAGCCATATGTGGAGCAGATCCCAAGTACCAGCTGGTAcagatataaaatgtttttataaagcaGGCTATCGTggtgtgtatgtattttatgaCTGGGAACACTGGCATTTCTTCctgaattttaaaagttgtttttaccTTCAATTTCCTAGTAGAGGCTCACTTGGTAATCTGTTTCCCTTCCAGAATGGTGAGGTTCTGGCGGATTGATGAGGATTATCCAGTACAAGTTGCACCTTTGAGCAATGGTCTTTGTTGTGCCTTTTCTACTGATGGCAGTGTTTTAGCTGCTGggtaaatatgtttttctttattttgttttttttaaggggCAAGTTAAGGTAACTTTTTAGGTAAAGCAGCCAGTAGTTCATTGTCAGCACTGTAAACTGTCTTTATGATTCTGTTGTAGAATATACATCATTGGTTAGTTCTTCTTATGTATAGCCTTGGGTGGTGCTCGTTTGAGCAGTAGTTCATGTCCTTGGGTGATGGAATTTACGCCGTTTTGGTTTCTGTTTAGGACACAGGATGGAAGTGTATATTTTTGGGCCAGTCCAAGGCAAGTTCCTAGCCTTCAACATTTATGCCGCATGTCAATCCGGAGAGTAATGTCCACCCAAGAAGTCGAGGACCTGCCAGTTCCTTCCAAAGTGTTGGAATTTCTCTCTTACCGTTTTTAGAAGATGCTGCCTTCCCCAATGTGGGGACTGACAGGATACACTTCACAGAAACCCCACGCTTTACTGACTTCACGTATCTGTTTTTAAAGGgttagaaaatttatttaatttgataCATTCTTGTACTTCATTTTCATTAGTCAAGCTTTTAGAATATTATTTATGTACCATACaagaaatatttctaaacatatcaactgtaattttttaaagattaactgtgaaaacatatataacatgtatatatttaGGCATTAGCTGCTATGTGTTGAATGGacccttctttttttaatttttagttttgactATATGTAATGCTTCAGTACAGCCACAATATATATCTGTGTTGTAAAAgtggaaggaattttttttaaaaattagatgatAAATAATTGATTTACAAAAGCTGAATTGCCTCAATACAAAATGAATTTGGTCAGGGGGGAGGGTGACTAACCTGTAAGTGAGACTATTTTTATATAGGGaaaggattttattttccttaggcATGGTGTCTGACAGGTGGAGTTCAAATGTGacattatttaaaacataaataaattaaggaaaaGGGTGTCTTCTCCTCACCCCTCCATATTGCTGTGGGCCTTAATTTTGGAAAGCAGCTTATATCTTACCCTGTTAATATAAAGTATTACACATTTTTGCCAGTTTGAAAGATACATCTACTGTACTATtgctaaatattttgttta is a window from the Castor canadensis chromosome 11, mCasCan1.hap1v2, whole genome shotgun sequence genome containing:
- the Wsb1 gene encoding WD repeat and SOCS box-containing protein 1 isoform X2, which produces MDKYTMIRKLEGHHHDVVACDFSPDGALLATASYDTRVYIWDPHNGDILMEFGHLFPPPTPIFAGGANDRWVRSVSFSHDGLHIASLADDKMVRFWRIDEDYPVQVAPLSNGLCCAFSTDGSVLAAGTQDGSVYFWASPRQVPSLQHLCRMSIRRVMSTQEVEDLPVPSKVLEFLSYRF